The Echinicola rosea genome has a segment encoding these proteins:
- the rpsB gene encoding 30S ribosomal protein S2 — protein MAKIEYKDLLDAGVHFGHLTRKWDPRMAPYIFMEKNGIHIIDLNKTLVCLDEASNALKQIVRSGKKVMFVATKKQAKDLVAEEAARLKMPFVTERWLGGMMTNFATIRKSLKKMSSIDKLMKEESYTNLAKKERLMITRQREKLENVLGGIADLTRLPAALFVVDIKREHIAIAEAKKLGIPVFALVDTNSNPGEADFPIPANDDAFKSISLLVKAVGSAIEEGLSERKKDKEEAKLSEEEEAKKAADAETKE, from the coding sequence ATGGCTAAAATCGAATATAAAGACTTACTGGATGCTGGTGTTCACTTTGGACACTTAACAAGAAAGTGGGATCCTAGAATGGCACCGTATATCTTCATGGAGAAGAACGGTATCCATATCATTGATCTGAACAAAACGCTCGTGTGCCTTGATGAAGCATCCAACGCACTCAAGCAAATCGTACGCTCCGGCAAAAAAGTGATGTTCGTGGCGACCAAAAAACAAGCTAAGGACCTGGTAGCTGAAGAAGCAGCAAGACTTAAAATGCCTTTCGTGACCGAAAGATGGTTAGGTGGTATGATGACCAACTTTGCCACTATCCGTAAGTCACTTAAAAAGATGTCTTCCATTGACAAGTTGATGAAAGAAGAGTCTTATACCAACTTGGCGAAAAAGGAACGCTTGATGATCACCAGACAGCGAGAAAAACTTGAAAACGTACTTGGCGGTATTGCCGACCTTACACGTCTTCCTGCAGCGCTATTTGTAGTGGACATCAAAAGAGAACACATTGCGATTGCCGAAGCCAAAAAGCTTGGTATCCCTGTTTTCGCTTTGGTAGATACTAACTCCAATCCTGGAGAAGCGGATTTTCCAATCCCTGCCAATGACGATGCATTCAAATCCATTTCATTGTTGGTAAAAGCGGTCGGTTCTGCTATCGAAGAAGGACTTTCTGAAAGGAAGAAAGACAAAGAAGAAGCAAAACTTTCTGAAGAGGAAGAAGCCAAGAAAGCTGCTGACGCCGAAACCAAAGAATAA
- the tsf gene encoding translation elongation factor Ts gives MAITAQDVNKLRQMTGAGMMDCKKALTEAEGDFDKAVDILRKKGQKVSASRADRETKEGVVVTSVSADKSEGVLLTLTCETDFVAKNEEFVAFANAILELAVEKGASTKEEILALPFENITVGEKIIEMTGKIGEKIEISDYVVVKGEAVVPYIHSNGKLGVLVALKNVGGAEVEEAGKDVAMQIAAMNPVAVDKDGVDSAVVEREIAVGKEQAQAEGKPEAMIEKIAMGKLNKFYKENTLLSQSFVKDSSKSVTQYLDGVNKGLTVVDFKRVAIG, from the coding sequence ATGGCTATTACTGCACAAGATGTAAACAAACTAAGACAAATGACTGGTGCCGGTATGATGGACTGTAAAAAAGCCCTTACCGAAGCTGAAGGAGATTTTGATAAAGCGGTTGATATCTTAAGAAAAAAAGGACAAAAGGTATCCGCTTCCAGAGCAGACCGTGAAACTAAAGAAGGTGTAGTAGTTACTAGTGTAAGTGCCGACAAATCAGAAGGGGTGCTATTGACACTTACTTGTGAAACGGACTTCGTGGCCAAAAATGAAGAGTTCGTAGCTTTTGCGAACGCAATTCTAGAATTGGCTGTGGAAAAAGGAGCTTCAACTAAAGAAGAGATCCTTGCCCTTCCTTTCGAAAATATCACTGTAGGTGAAAAAATCATCGAAATGACCGGTAAGATCGGTGAGAAAATCGAAATTAGCGACTACGTGGTCGTCAAAGGTGAAGCCGTAGTACCTTATATCCACTCCAATGGCAAACTAGGTGTACTGGTAGCACTGAAAAACGTGGGTGGTGCTGAGGTAGAGGAAGCAGGCAAAGACGTAGCCATGCAAATCGCCGCCATGAATCCGGTAGCCGTGGATAAAGACGGTGTAGATTCTGCAGTAGTAGAAAGAGAAATTGCTGTAGGTAAAGAGCAAGCTCAAGCGGAAGGCAAGCCTGAAGCAATGATCGAAAAGATCGCCATGGGCAAACTGAACAAGTTCTATAAAGAAAACACCTTGCTGAGCCAGTCTTTCGTAAAAGACAGCAGCAAATCCGTTACCCAGTACCTGGACGGCGTAAACAAAGGCCTAACAGTCGTGGACTTCAAAAGAGTAGCTATCGGGTAA
- a CDS encoding aminopeptidase P N-terminal domain-containing protein has protein sequence MRYQPLSNTFYIATRFKLAGKMKPNSVAILNANDLMPTNADGTMKFRQNNDLFYLSGIDQEETILLICPDFPNEMMREVLFVRETNAEIAVWEGNKLSKKEASGLSGVKTVRWTSEFDQVLRSVLTHVDHIYLNTNEHRGASNEVESRDARFMKRLKGAYPLHQYERLAPLMGELRSVKAPDEITQLQRACDITEKGFRRVLEFVRPGVKEYEIEAEYLHEFVCRGSKGFGYEPIVGSGPNSCVLHYLENDQVCQSGDLILMDVGAEYGNYNADMTRTIPVNGRFTPRQRAVYDAVLRVMREAEKILRPGVLLQEYQKEVGRLMESELIGLDLLDKHDVRKQDPSNPLYRKYFMHGTSHPLGLDVHDVGSVYAPVKTGMVFTIEPGIYIREESIGIRLENNYEIGEEGNTDLMAEIPIEVEAIEGLMNGEKDL, from the coding sequence ATGAGATATCAACCACTAAGCAATACTTTTTATATTGCAACCCGCTTCAAGTTGGCCGGGAAGATGAAGCCAAACTCCGTTGCCATTTTAAATGCCAATGATCTAATGCCTACCAATGCCGATGGTACGATGAAGTTCAGGCAAAATAATGATTTATTTTACCTCAGTGGTATCGATCAGGAAGAAACGATCCTGTTGATTTGCCCTGATTTTCCCAATGAGATGATGCGGGAGGTCCTGTTTGTACGGGAAACGAATGCGGAAATTGCCGTTTGGGAAGGGAATAAGCTGAGCAAGAAAGAAGCAAGTGGGCTGTCTGGTGTGAAAACGGTACGCTGGACTTCCGAGTTTGACCAGGTGTTGCGGAGTGTTTTGACTCATGTGGACCATATTTACCTCAATACAAATGAACACCGTGGAGCTTCAAATGAAGTGGAATCAAGAGATGCTCGGTTTATGAAGCGACTAAAGGGAGCATATCCGCTTCACCAGTATGAGCGACTGGCACCATTGATGGGGGAGCTGCGGTCGGTCAAGGCACCGGATGAAATCACCCAACTGCAGAGGGCTTGTGATATTACAGAGAAGGGGTTTAGAAGGGTGCTGGAGTTCGTGAGGCCAGGAGTAAAGGAATATGAGATTGAAGCAGAATACCTGCATGAATTTGTATGTCGTGGCAGTAAGGGATTTGGCTATGAGCCCATTGTCGGTTCTGGCCCCAATTCCTGTGTACTGCATTACCTAGAGAATGATCAGGTATGCCAATCGGGTGACTTGATTCTGATGGACGTAGGAGCAGAATATGGGAATTATAACGCCGACATGACCCGCACGATTCCTGTAAATGGCCGGTTCACACCAAGGCAACGTGCAGTATATGATGCGGTGCTCCGCGTTATGAGGGAGGCAGAAAAAATTCTCAGGCCGGGAGTGCTGCTCCAAGAGTATCAAAAGGAAGTGGGCAGGTTAATGGAGTCTGAGTTGATCGGACTGGACCTGCTGGACAAGCACGATGTACGCAAGCAGGATCCCTCCAACCCGCTCTACCGGAAATACTTTATGCATGGTACATCGCATCCTCTTGGCTTGGATGTGCATGATGTGGGATCGGTCTATGCGCCCGTAAAGACAGGGATGGTCTTTACCATAGAGCCCGGAATCTATATCCGTGAGGAGTCGATAGGCATAAGGTTGGAAAATAATTATGAAATCGGTGAGGAAGGAAATACGGACTTGATGGCCGAGATCCCGATCGAAGTGGAAGCGATAGAGGGGCTGATGAATGGTGAGAAAGACCTTTGA
- a CDS encoding glycosyltransferase → MDQTNNMHPAKDELKATLIISVYKNTTFLKAVLDSLVGQTDNRFEVIISEDGDSDEMKGFVHHYSFQHPVQHLTREDSGWQKNQALNEAIRAANTNWLVFIDGDCVLHPRFMEFHVKNSSPTTILAGKRIKLDPETTKLLLEGSVRPNQMNAYLRKHFKKIKNSGGEFVEEGFFIDPKGLLGMVMGTRKMRHLKGCNMSFHRDAIYAINGFDEAYTRPAVGEDADLLWRFKGLGYQLGSVRNLAVQYHLHHKESWTDQEENLQIMNENMAAKKYVCTDGLVKKP, encoded by the coding sequence ATGGATCAAACAAACAATATGCATCCCGCAAAAGACGAGTTAAAGGCTACTTTAATTATATCGGTTTATAAAAACACTACTTTCCTAAAGGCCGTACTGGATTCACTGGTGGGCCAAACTGACAATCGGTTTGAAGTGATAATCTCTGAGGATGGTGATTCGGATGAAATGAAGGGGTTTGTGCATCACTATTCCTTTCAGCATCCTGTTCAGCATCTGACCAGGGAGGATAGCGGTTGGCAGAAAAACCAGGCGCTTAATGAAGCTATCAGGGCGGCCAATACCAATTGGCTGGTGTTTATTGATGGGGACTGTGTGCTCCATCCTAGGTTTATGGAGTTTCATGTCAAAAATTCCAGTCCAACTACCATCCTTGCCGGAAAACGGATTAAGCTTGACCCCGAAACGACAAAGTTGTTGCTGGAGGGATCCGTCAGACCAAATCAAATGAATGCTTATTTGCGGAAGCATTTTAAAAAAATCAAAAACAGCGGAGGCGAGTTTGTGGAAGAGGGATTTTTCATTGACCCTAAAGGGCTTTTGGGAATGGTAATGGGCACACGGAAGATGAGACATTTGAAAGGCTGTAATATGTCCTTTCACAGGGATGCGATTTATGCCATTAATGGATTCGATGAAGCTTATACACGCCCAGCAGTCGGGGAAGATGCCGATCTCCTCTGGCGATTTAAAGGGCTGGGGTATCAATTGGGCTCGGTGAGGAATTTGGCTGTCCAATATCATTTGCATCACAAAGAAAGCTGGACCGACCAAGAGGAAAACCTGCAGATCATGAATGAGAACATGGCGGCCAAGAAATATGTGTGTACGGATGGGTTGGTAAAGAAGCCTTGA